Within Nocardia terpenica, the genomic segment CCGCATCGTCCGCTTGGTGGCGATCACCAGGTCGCGGGGCGCGTCGGCGGCGCCCCGGGCGAAGCCGACCGCCTCGTCGATCAGGGTCTCGTGATCGCCGAGGACCGTGCGGTGCACCAGTCCCGCGGCGTGCGCGGCGTCGGCGTCGAGCGCCTCGCCGAACAGCGTCATCGCGGCCGCGCACTGGGGGCCGACGGCGCGCTGCAGCATCCAGGTCATGCCGCCGCCGGGATGCAGGCCCAGCCGGGCGAAGCCCGCCTCGAAACGCGCTCGCGGACCGGCGATCCGGATATCGGCGGCCAGCGCCAGGTTGAGCCCGGCGCCGACCGCGGCGCCGCCGACCGCGGCGATGGTCGGCAGCGTGCAGTGCGCCACGGCGAGGAAACCGGCGTAGATCGCGCGCAGGGCCTCCGGCGCGGCGGCGCCGAGCTCGCCCAGATCGGCCCCGGCGCAGAACCTGGGCGGCGCGCCGGTGATCACCAGCGCGTGAATCCCGTTGTCGCGCTCGGCCTTCGCGACCGCGGCGGCCAACCGCTCGGACAGCTGCGGGGCGAGGGCATTGCGCCGCTGCGGATC encodes:
- a CDS encoding enoyl-CoA hydratase is translated as MAEIIVEHRARVAVLTVSDPQRRNALAPQLSERLAAAVAKAERDNGIHALVITGAPPRFCAGADLGELGAAAPEALRAIYAGFLAVAHCTLPTIAAVGGAAVGAGLNLALAADIRIAGPRARFEAGFARLGLHPGGGMTWMLQRAVGPQCAAAMTLFGEALDADAAHAAGLVHRTVLGDHETLIDEAVGFARGAADAPRDLVIATKRTMRITRTLDSHTDAVDAELAPQLASLGSPEFAARLDALRRRITRPRD